One Streptococcus sp. S1 DNA window includes the following coding sequences:
- a CDS encoding DUF6287 domain-containing protein: protein MKKVMITLLAGASVLSLVACAPKRYERQSKPKTASSSSVKKEKKDTGQKYYQEVLERYKAYAAAINAKDQTALQNELKKIEATSEEYAYVFNLQTLGSTNEWQYSFEDLNRDGNDELLIGDGKTIAAVYYLKDNQPTLLHVAYVASAGGYRSSLEVFDSGQIVYATWQSLNPDQELTLYSLGKGEAKEEKKATIQIGGKETAEQALGISAKKLDLTKLDWKTFDGSGDSKSTAKAKEKKSESFQVQVSVADLRIRKEPSTSAPSAGMIAKGTHTITETVEADGHTWGKLESGQGWIALDYTTRVSGNVESAPAPAKTKTGMNLDEIKAGNFSSVAGVWENKYGTSIEFDAQGIVKVNGSAVNGVQFSGFYFKEGNLHGVSRMPGATNDTPILFIPSREGGSESIYWSKSDATNGNDLYYRVN, encoded by the coding sequence ATGAAAAAGGTTATGATTACACTATTAGCAGGTGCATCCGTGCTATCTCTAGTCGCTTGTGCGCCCAAACGCTATGAACGCCAAAGTAAACCAAAAACGGCAAGCTCTTCGTCGGTTAAAAAAGAGAAGAAGGATACAGGTCAGAAGTATTATCAAGAGGTTTTGGAGCGGTACAAAGCTTATGCAGCCGCAATTAATGCCAAAGATCAAACGGCTTTACAAAATGAACTGAAGAAGATCGAAGCAACTTCAGAAGAATATGCGTATGTCTTTAATCTTCAAACACTTGGAAGTACCAATGAGTGGCAATATTCTTTTGAGGATCTTAATCGTGATGGTAATGACGAGTTACTGATTGGGGATGGCAAAACGATTGCTGCTGTGTATTATTTGAAAGATAACCAGCCAACCTTGCTCCATGTAGCCTATGTAGCTTCTGCAGGTGGCTATCGCTCCAGTTTAGAAGTTTTTGACAGTGGACAAATCGTTTATGCTACTTGGCAATCCCTTAATCCAGACCAGGAATTGACCCTCTATTCACTAGGAAAAGGGGAAGCCAAGGAAGAAAAGAAAGCAACCATTCAAATCGGTGGGAAGGAAACAGCAGAACAAGCTCTTGGGATTTCAGCCAAGAAGTTGGACCTCACTAAGCTTGACTGGAAAACTTTTGACGGTTCAGGGGATTCCAAATCAACAGCTAAAGCAAAAGAGAAAAAATCAGAAAGCTTCCAAGTGCAAGTTAGCGTAGCCGATCTTCGTATTCGAAAAGAGCCCTCAACCTCAGCTCCATCTGCAGGAATGATCGCAAAAGGAACTCACACCATTACGGAAACAGTAGAGGCAGATGGCCATACCTGGGGCAAATTGGAATCTGGACAAGGTTGGATCGCCCTTGACTATACAACGCGAGTGAGTGGAAATGTCGAATCAGCTCCTGCCCCTGCCAAAACAAAGACTGGTATGAATTTAGATGAAATAAAAGCTGGAAATTTCTCAAGTGTAGCGGGAGTTTGGGAAAATAAGTATGGCACTAGTATTGAGTTTGATGCGCAAGGAATTGTGAAGGTCAATGGTAGTGCTGTCAATGGTGTTCAATTTTCTGGTTTTTACTTCAAGGAAGGCAATTTACACGGAGTTAGTCGGATGCCTGGGGCAACGAATGACACACCTATTCTTTTCATTCCTTCAAGAGAAGGTGGCAGTGAATCCATTTACTGGAGTAAGAGTGATGCTACAAATGGGAACGATTTGTACTACCGTGTGAACTAA
- the pepF gene encoding oligoendopeptidase F, which translates to MELKKRSEFPENELWDLTALYQDQEDFLRAIEKTREEINEFVRNYKGKLHTFEDFEVAFAIFEQIQIQLSHIGNYSFMPQTTDFGDEAFAEIAQAGMDFETWASVELSFFDDALVEADEDVLERLGQLPHLTFAIRQAKIKKAHYLGVDVEKTLTNLGEVFYGPQDIYTKMRAGDFEMADFEVDGKVYKNSFVTYENFYQNHENAEVREKAFRSFSEGLRKHQNTAAATYLAQVKSEKLIADMRGYDSVFDYLLAEQEVDRAMFDRQIDLIMKDFAPVAQKFLKHVAKVNGLEKMTFADWKLDLDSALNPDVTIDDAYDLVMKSVAPLGEEYSREIARYQTERWVDFAANEGKDSGGYAADPYRVHPYVLMSWTGRMSDVYTLIHEIGHSGQFIFSDNNQSYFNAHMSTYYVEAPSTFNELLLSDYLEHQFDDPRQKRFALAHRLTDTYFHNFITHLLEAAFQRKVYTLIEEGGTFGASKLNSIMKEVLTEFWGDAVEIDDDAALTWMRQSHYYMGLYSYTYSAGLVISTVGYLHLKNSENGAKDWLDLLKSGGSKTPLESAMIIGADISTDKPLRDTIQFLSDTVDQIITYSAELGE; encoded by the coding sequence ATGGAATTAAAAAAACGTTCTGAATTTCCTGAGAACGAACTCTGGGACCTCACAGCCCTCTACCAAGACCAGGAAGACTTTTTGCGCGCCATTGAAAAAACACGTGAAGAAATCAATGAATTTGTCCGTAACTACAAGGGCAAGCTCCACACCTTTGAAGACTTTGAAGTTGCCTTTGCGATCTTTGAGCAAATTCAGATCCAACTCAGCCACATTGGCAACTACAGCTTTATGCCCCAAACCACTGACTTTGGCGATGAAGCTTTTGCGGAAATTGCCCAAGCGGGGATGGATTTCGAAACTTGGGCGAGCGTCGAACTTTCCTTCTTTGACGATGCTTTGGTCGAAGCGGATGAAGATGTCCTCGAACGCTTGGGGCAACTCCCTCACCTCACTTTTGCCATTCGCCAGGCTAAAATTAAAAAAGCTCACTACTTGGGAGTTGATGTGGAAAAGACCTTGACCAACCTAGGTGAAGTCTTCTACGGACCACAAGACATCTATACCAAGATGCGGGCGGGCGACTTTGAAATGGCTGATTTCGAAGTGGATGGAAAAGTTTACAAGAATAGTTTTGTCACCTATGAAAACTTCTACCAAAACCATGAGAATGCGGAAGTTCGTGAAAAAGCCTTTCGTTCCTTCTCAGAAGGTCTCCGCAAGCACCAAAACACGGCTGCTGCTACCTATCTAGCCCAAGTCAAGTCTGAAAAACTGATTGCAGATATGCGGGGCTACGATTCTGTCTTTGACTATCTCTTGGCTGAGCAGGAAGTAGATCGTGCCATGTTTGACCGTCAGATTGACCTGATCATGAAGGACTTCGCTCCAGTCGCTCAAAAATTCCTCAAACACGTGGCCAAGGTCAACGGCCTTGAAAAAATGACCTTTGCTGATTGGAAGTTGGACTTGGACAGTGCGCTCAACCCAGATGTTACCATTGATGATGCCTATGATTTGGTCATGAAATCTGTAGCACCTCTTGGAGAAGAATACTCCCGTGAAATTGCTCGCTACCAAACCGAACGCTGGGTCGACTTTGCGGCCAATGAAGGCAAGGATTCCGGTGGTTATGCCGCTGACCCATACCGTGTCCACCCTTATGTCCTCATGAGCTGGACAGGACGCATGAGCGATGTCTACACCCTGATCCACGAAATCGGACACTCTGGTCAATTCATCTTCTCAGACAACAACCAAAGCTACTTCAACGCCCACATGTCGACCTACTATGTAGAAGCTCCTTCTACCTTTAACGAGCTCCTCCTCAGCGACTATTTGGAACACCAGTTTGACGATCCTCGTCAAAAACGCTTTGCCTTGGCTCACCGTTTGACAGATACCTACTTCCACAACTTCATCACCCACTTGTTGGAAGCAGCCTTCCAACGCAAGGTATACACCCTGATCGAAGAAGGTGGTACCTTCGGCGCTAGCAAGCTCAATAGCATCATGAAGGAAGTCTTGACCGAATTCTGGGGCGACGCCGTTGAAATCGATGATGACGCAGCATTGACCTGGATGCGTCAAAGCCACTACTACATGGGGCTTTACAGCTACACCTACTCAGCAGGCTTGGTTATCTCAACAGTGGGTTACCTGCATTTGAAGAACTCCGAAAATGGAGCTAAAGATTGGCTGGACCTCCTCAAATCAGGTGGTAGCAAGACCCCACTTGAGTCAGCCATGATCATCGGAGCAGATATCTCAACTGACAAACCACTTCGCGATACCATCCAATTCCTTTCAGACACTGTGGATCAAATTATTACCTACAGTGCAGAATTGGGAGAATAA
- a CDS encoding excalibur calcium-binding domain-containing protein: MKKRLILTILIALLFGACSNQNEASQKETEKQVGFVQKEEKAKKERDEQEKAEKEKKAKEEQERKEKEEREKKAKEEQERKEKEEREKKEAEAKQLAAQAEAAVQALENNQVTENIAPAQAAIANVADQGTKDRLTHRVGLVQNAITVREQQAEQARQAAAAEQARQAAAAQQAQQQQGFVSQPQQGGYRNCREARAAGAAPLYRGQAGYNPRLDRDGDGVACE, encoded by the coding sequence ATGAAAAAACGGTTGATTTTAACAATCTTAATTGCGTTATTATTTGGAGCTTGCTCAAATCAAAATGAAGCTTCTCAAAAAGAAACTGAAAAACAGGTAGGTTTCGTTCAAAAAGAAGAAAAAGCAAAAAAAGAACGCGACGAACAGGAAAAAGCAGAAAAAGAAAAAAAAGCAAAGGAGGAGCAAGAACGAAAAGAAAAAGAAGAGCGCGAGAAAAAGGCGAAAGAAGAACAGGAACGAAAAGAAAAAGAAGAGCGTGAAAAGAAAGAGGCTGAAGCAAAACAACTTGCTGCTCAAGCTGAAGCTGCCGTACAAGCCTTAGAAAACAATCAAGTAACAGAAAATATTGCCCCAGCCCAAGCTGCCATCGCAAATGTAGCTGACCAAGGAACAAAAGATCGCTTAACTCATCGTGTTGGATTAGTACAAAATGCCATTACTGTCAGAGAACAACAAGCTGAACAAGCTCGACAAGCCGCAGCTGCTGAACAGGCAAGACAAGCTGCAGCTGCCCAACAAGCGCAGCAACAACAAGGATTTGTCTCACAACCTCAACAAGGGGGCTATCGAAATTGTCGTGAAGCACGCGCTGCAGGTGCTGCACCGCTATACAGAGGACAAGCTGGTTATAACCCTCGTTTAGATAGAGATGGTGACGGTGTTGCTTGTGAATAA
- a CDS encoding thioredoxin domain-containing protein yields the protein MTYVKKIHLSEVQEKIDNKEDFILYIGRESCPYCQKFAPKLAVAIQKTNQTVYYLDNDSKERKDITVFAHDMNVKTVPNLSTFKKGSKENYLKKGSKSSIEEIMDLLTQ from the coding sequence ATGACTTACGTCAAAAAGATTCATCTATCTGAGGTACAAGAGAAAATCGACAATAAAGAAGATTTCATCCTCTATATCGGTCGAGAATCATGTCCATACTGTCAAAAATTCGCTCCCAAATTAGCAGTTGCTATTCAAAAAACAAATCAGACCGTTTATTACCTGGATAACGACTCAAAGGAGCGAAAAGACATCACAGTTTTTGCACATGATATGAATGTCAAGACGGTACCAAATTTGTCAACTTTTAAAAAAGGTAGTAAAGAAAACTATCTAAAAAAAGGTAGCAAATCAAGTATCGAAGAGATTATGGATCTCTTGACTCAATAA
- the trxA gene encoding thioredoxin — MTKAITDATFEAETKEGLVLVDFWATWCGPCRMQAPILEKLSEELSEDELKILKMDVDENPETARAFGIMSIPTLLFKKDGQVVKQVAGVHTAAQIKAIVAELS, encoded by the coding sequence ATGACAAAAGCAATTACAGACGCAACATTTGAAGCAGAAACAAAAGAAGGTTTGGTCTTGGTAGACTTTTGGGCAACCTGGTGTGGTCCATGTCGCATGCAAGCTCCTATTTTAGAAAAATTATCGGAAGAACTTTCGGAAGATGAGTTAAAAATCCTAAAAATGGATGTGGATGAAAATCCAGAAACAGCGCGTGCTTTCGGCATTATGTCTATCCCAACCTTGCTCTTTAAAAAAGATGGACAGGTTGTTAAACAAGTAGCAGGAGTGCATACCGCAGCACAAATTAAGGCCATTGTGGCGGAGTTGAGTTAG
- a CDS encoding DUF4649 family protein has translation MIDITYLDGAKQERVMHFDSYEEFERSQQACLIGVADFYPVVKLTYNGHELDYQGTYGDVFFYLMKQDLTQYQN, from the coding sequence ATGATTGATATTACATATCTAGACGGTGCAAAACAAGAAAGAGTCATGCATTTTGATTCCTATGAAGAATTTGAACGCTCCCAACAAGCTTGCTTGATTGGGGTAGCAGATTTTTATCCTGTTGTGAAACTGACCTATAATGGGCATGAATTGGATTACCAAGGAACTTACGGAGATGTCTTCTTCTATTTGATGAAGCAAGATTTGACGCAGTACCAAAACTAA
- the rpsO gene encoding 30S ribosomal protein S15 gives MAISKEKKNEIIAQYARHEGDTGSVEVQVAVLTWEINHLNEHIKQHKKDHATYRGLMKKIGRRRNLLAYLRTNDVNRYRELINSLGLRR, from the coding sequence ATGGCAATCTCAAAAGAGAAAAAAAATGAAATCATTGCACAATACGCACGTCACGAAGGTGACACTGGTTCAGTAGAAGTACAAGTTGCTGTCCTTACTTGGGAAATCAACCACTTGAACGAACACATCAAACAACACAAAAAAGACCACGCTACTTACCGTGGTTTGATGAAGAAAATCGGTCGCCGTCGTAACTTGTTGGCTTACCTTCGTACAAACGACGTTAACCGTTACCGTGAGTTAATCAACTCTCTTGGACTTCGTCGTTAA
- a CDS encoding Cna B-type domain-containing protein, producing the protein MKKWLYSVVTTVALFLLAALGFAKPNSLTNVHADTINDVVTSVNISKSTGGAITDPLGVWDSFQVEAKFVLPNGRVKAGDQTVIQLGDDFKVFEIDTIDLLDPSGQKVATATVDDQRKIITVTYTDYPERMANVTGKLRFFARVDHQVVKGQKTIDFTLKVNKDIISGGKIDYKGVNPGKYPPTPEVFSKWGWTNSYDKLKLTYTLNINQGHTALHNIDIKDKLAFTDGKIKVDSVNIHTGTWKISDGDGAYHLRNTTNVTKNYSPVVSADGRSLTVHIGDLAPEQGMTIRYDVYLDKVPAINTSYKNNATMTAKEIKEQNKVADVLYQFLDGDFNGEKYSFTIHKKGENGQALAGAIFSVTADDTGEQVGTIETDENGVGTITGLIKQAYTVQEIQAPTGYVLSEEPIKISKDDFGNDLAISRDLVNQKEKTSVSGQKTWNDNDNQDGKRPSKITVNLRANGVKVASKEVKPDATGTWAYHFDNLDVVDDAGNVIAYTVSEEPVEGYETTIEGTNITNTRTPEVTEVAVKKIWDDADNKEGLHPEKITVRLLADSQEVAVKEITATDNWQASFTDLPVYKEGKKIAYTITEDPVAAYTSDIDGFTVTNRHTPPTTPPTTPPTTPPTTPPSTPEKPETPTTPKEGKKKILPSTGEVVAYGLIILGALLAVFALVLLLRGKRKDK; encoded by the coding sequence CTAGCGGCTTTAGGATTTGCCAAACCCAATAGTCTTACTAATGTCCATGCGGATACGATCAATGATGTTGTGACATCTGTAAACATTTCTAAATCAACTGGTGGAGCGATTACAGATCCACTCGGTGTTTGGGATAGTTTTCAAGTTGAGGCAAAGTTTGTTTTACCGAATGGGCGTGTAAAAGCTGGGGATCAGACCGTTATCCAACTTGGAGATGACTTTAAGGTTTTTGAAATAGATACCATTGACCTTCTGGATCCAAGTGGTCAAAAAGTTGCGACAGCAACGGTAGATGATCAAAGAAAAATCATCACAGTAACCTATACAGATTATCCTGAAAGAATGGCCAATGTAACAGGGAAACTGCGTTTCTTTGCTCGTGTGGATCACCAAGTCGTCAAAGGACAAAAAACGATTGATTTCACTCTCAAAGTTAATAAGGATATTATTTCAGGTGGAAAGATCGATTATAAAGGAGTCAATCCAGGCAAGTATCCACCGACTCCAGAAGTCTTTAGCAAATGGGGATGGACTAATTCATATGATAAATTAAAATTGACCTATACCTTGAATATCAATCAAGGCCACACAGCCCTTCATAATATTGATATTAAGGACAAATTAGCTTTCACTGATGGCAAAATCAAGGTAGATTCTGTTAACATCCATACAGGAACTTGGAAGATCAGTGATGGAGATGGTGCCTATCATCTGCGGAATACTACAAATGTAACCAAGAATTATTCCCCTGTTGTCAGTGCTGATGGTCGTTCTTTAACCGTTCATATCGGAGATCTAGCTCCAGAACAAGGGATGACGATTCGCTATGATGTCTATTTGGACAAGGTCCCAGCCATCAATACATCCTACAAAAACAATGCTACTATGACAGCCAAAGAAATCAAGGAGCAAAATAAGGTTGCAGACGTTCTGTATCAGTTCCTTGATGGAGACTTCAATGGTGAGAAATACTCCTTCACTATTCACAAAAAAGGTGAAAATGGTCAAGCGCTTGCAGGTGCTATCTTTTCAGTGACAGCAGATGATACAGGCGAGCAAGTGGGAACCATCGAAACTGATGAGAATGGTGTTGGCACCATTACTGGTTTGATCAAACAAGCTTATACGGTTCAAGAAATTCAAGCTCCAACAGGCTATGTTCTCTCTGAAGAACCTATCAAGATCAGCAAGGATGATTTTGGAAATGACCTCGCGATTTCTCGTGATCTTGTGAACCAAAAAGAAAAGACAAGTGTCTCAGGCCAAAAGACATGGAATGATAATGACAACCAAGATGGCAAGCGTCCATCAAAAATCACAGTCAATCTCCGAGCAAATGGTGTCAAGGTCGCTTCTAAAGAAGTGAAACCAGATGCTACAGGAACTTGGGCCTATCATTTTGATAATCTCGATGTGGTCGATGATGCTGGAAATGTCATTGCCTATACTGTTTCAGAAGAACCTGTTGAAGGCTATGAAACAACTATTGAAGGAACCAATATTACCAACACTCGTACACCAGAAGTTACAGAAGTAGCGGTCAAGAAGATCTGGGATGATGCAGACAATAAAGAGGGTCTTCATCCTGAAAAAATCACAGTTCGTCTCCTTGCAGATAGTCAAGAAGTGGCTGTAAAAGAAATCACGGCTACTGATAATTGGCAGGCAAGCTTTACAGATCTACCCGTATACAAGGAAGGTAAGAAGATTGCCTACACGATTACAGAGGATCCAGTAGCTGCTTATACAAGCGACATTGATGGTTTCACGGTAACGAATCGTCATACACCACCGACGACTCCACCGACAACTCCACCGACAACTCCTCCTACAACGCCGCCAAGCACACCGGAAAAACCTGAAACTCCAACCACACCAAAAGAAGGAAAGAAAAAAATTCTCCCATCAACGGGTGAAGTAGTGGCTTATGGGTTGATCATACTCGGTGCACTCTTAGCAGTTTTTGCTCTAGTTTTGCTCTTGCGTGGAAAACGGAAAGATAAATAG